The following proteins are co-located in the Massilia litorea genome:
- the ftsZ gene encoding cell division protein FtsZ, with amino-acid sequence MSESIIPTPATVIKIIGVGGAGGNAVNHMASSGLSTFEFICANTDAQALSNTRTEQRIQLGESGLGAGSDPMVGRESATRERNHIAEALKGADMVFITAGMGGGTGTGAAPVVAEVARELGILTVAVVSKPFEFEGPRRMRVAEEGIAALARCVDSLIIVLNSRLEEVLGEDVTQKQAFAAADEVLSKAVTGIADIIAVPGMINVDFEDVRTVMRQTGMAMMGTAQHAGDDRAARAAEEAIACPLLDGANLRAARGVLVNIAASEETLMLRETKLVMNTICAQTNEDAIIKFGAVFDDTLGDAMRVTVVATGLNRPSDLAPGTRRPSIARPGTQPHSVLRQNAVHAPVRLASAQQTGSMSRQSAERTDEDTR; translated from the coding sequence TTGTCCGAATCTATAATTCCCACCCCGGCGACGGTCATCAAAATCATCGGTGTCGGCGGTGCCGGCGGTAACGCCGTCAACCATATGGCATCCTCCGGACTGTCCACCTTCGAATTCATTTGCGCGAATACGGACGCGCAAGCCCTGTCGAATACCCGCACCGAACAACGCATCCAGCTCGGCGAGAGCGGCCTGGGCGCCGGCAGCGACCCGATGGTCGGACGCGAAAGCGCCACCCGCGAACGCAACCATATCGCCGAGGCGCTCAAGGGCGCCGACATGGTCTTCATCACCGCCGGCATGGGCGGCGGCACCGGCACCGGCGCCGCTCCCGTGGTCGCCGAAGTGGCGCGCGAGCTGGGCATCCTGACCGTCGCCGTCGTGTCGAAGCCCTTCGAATTCGAAGGCCCGCGGCGCATGCGCGTGGCCGAGGAAGGCATCGCGGCGCTGGCACGCTGCGTCGACTCGCTCATCATCGTCCTCAACAGCCGGCTCGAGGAAGTGCTGGGTGAGGACGTCACGCAAAAACAGGCCTTCGCCGCCGCCGACGAGGTGCTCAGCAAGGCAGTGACCGGCATCGCGGACATCATCGCCGTGCCGGGGATGATCAACGTCGATTTCGAGGACGTCCGCACGGTGATGCGCCAGACCGGCATGGCAATGATGGGCACTGCCCAGCACGCCGGCGACGACCGCGCCGCCAGGGCGGCCGAAGAGGCCATCGCCTGTCCGCTGCTCGACGGCGCCAACCTGCGCGCCGCGCGCGGGGTGCTGGTCAACATCGCCGCTTCCGAGGAAACCTTGATGCTGCGTGAAACCAAGCTCGTGATGAACACGATCTGCGCCCAGACCAACGAGGACGCCATCATCAAGTTCGGCGCGGTCTTCGACGACACGCTGGGCGACGCAATGCGCGTGACGGTGGTGGCCACGGGCCTGAACCGGCCCAGCGACCTGGCGCCGGGAACGAGACGGCCATCGATTGCGCGCCCGGGCACCCAGCCGCATTCGGTCCTGCGCCAGAACGCGGTGCACGCGCCGGTCCGGCTGGCGTCGGCCCAGCAGACTGGATCGATGTCGCGCCAGTCCGCTGAACGGACCGATGAGGATACCCGGTAA
- a CDS encoding molybdopterin-dependent oxidoreductase gives MTSSTAVAHRICPFCEASCGLELDLEEGRVVRIRGDRNDVFSKGFLCPKAIGLKDLHDDPDRLRLPLIKRDGKFVEASWMEAYAEIERRLPPIIAAGGPDAVATVLGNPVSHKMSLMLYFPRLARALGTRNMFSASSVDQVPKMLSVGLMFGSWLSVPVPDIERCDFLLILGANPMVSNGSLWTVPDFRGKAKALRARGGRMVVVDPRRTETAEVADAHHFIRPGADVFFLLGMVQALFEEGLVRPGRLAAHCNGFEELAAAVRDYVPERVAARCGIDAATIRGLARTLAATPRAAIYGRIGTCTQQFGTLCSWLIDVINVLTGHLDEEGGAMFPKAAAFAANTRGKPGAGRGVVSGRHRSRVSGAVEVAGELPITCLAEEIDTPGPGQVKALIAIAGNPVLSSPNGPRLAAALDGLEFMVSLDIYLNETSRHADVILPGPSPLEDAHYDVSFTQFSHRNHARYSPPVLPRQPGQPDEWESLLRIAAIAQGQGASTDIEALDAAALEQELDKLFGPAAAQVMAALAPQRGPERLLDLALRTGPYGDGFGRMPAGLTLDKIRQAPSGIDLGPMTQRIPEALRTPSGKIELAPPMLLDDLARVAADLAAPAPDLVIVGRRQLRSNNSWMHNLPALAKGAYRCTALVHPVDAARLGLFDGGMAQLRNGERRIDVQVEVSDEMMPGVVSLPHGWGHDLAGTRLGVAAGRPGVNLNALLDENLRDPLSGNAVLSGVAVEMAPL, from the coding sequence ATGACAAGTTCGACCGCAGTCGCCCACCGCATCTGCCCCTTCTGCGAGGCCAGTTGCGGCCTCGAACTGGACCTGGAGGAGGGCCGCGTCGTCCGCATTCGCGGCGACCGGAATGACGTGTTCTCGAAGGGCTTCCTCTGCCCCAAGGCCATCGGCCTGAAGGACCTGCACGACGACCCCGACCGCTTGCGCCTGCCCCTCATCAAGCGCGACGGCAAGTTCGTCGAAGCCAGCTGGATGGAGGCCTATGCGGAAATCGAGCGGCGCCTGCCGCCCATCATCGCGGCGGGAGGACCGGACGCGGTGGCGACCGTGCTGGGCAACCCGGTCTCGCACAAGATGAGCCTGATGCTCTACTTCCCGCGCCTGGCCAGGGCGCTCGGCACCCGCAACATGTTCTCGGCGTCGAGCGTGGACCAGGTGCCGAAGATGCTGTCCGTCGGTCTGATGTTCGGCAGCTGGCTGTCGGTTCCCGTCCCCGATATCGAACGTTGCGACTTCCTGCTGATCCTCGGCGCCAACCCGATGGTATCGAACGGCAGCCTGTGGACCGTGCCGGACTTCCGCGGCAAGGCCAAAGCACTGCGCGCGCGCGGCGGCAGGATGGTCGTGGTGGACCCGCGCCGCACCGAGACCGCCGAGGTAGCCGATGCACACCATTTCATACGTCCCGGCGCCGATGTCTTCTTCCTGCTCGGCATGGTTCAGGCGCTGTTCGAGGAAGGGCTGGTGCGGCCGGGCCGGCTGGCCGCGCACTGCAACGGGTTCGAGGAACTTGCCGCGGCGGTGCGGGACTACGTGCCCGAACGCGTTGCCGCGCGCTGCGGCATCGATGCCGCCACCATCCGCGGCCTGGCCCGTACGCTCGCCGCCACGCCGCGCGCCGCCATCTACGGCCGCATCGGCACCTGCACCCAGCAGTTCGGCACCCTGTGCTCCTGGCTGATCGATGTGATCAATGTCCTGACCGGCCACCTGGACGAGGAGGGCGGCGCCATGTTTCCCAAGGCCGCGGCATTTGCCGCCAACACGCGCGGCAAGCCGGGCGCCGGTCGCGGGGTCGTCAGCGGCCGCCATCGCTCGCGAGTGTCGGGTGCCGTCGAGGTGGCGGGCGAGCTGCCGATCACCTGCCTGGCCGAGGAAATCGATACACCCGGCCCTGGACAGGTCAAGGCGCTGATTGCGATCGCCGGCAATCCGGTGCTGTCAAGCCCCAACGGCCCGCGCCTGGCCGCCGCACTGGACGGGCTCGAGTTCATGGTCAGCCTCGACATCTACCTCAACGAAACCTCGCGCCACGCCGACGTGATCCTGCCCGGACCGTCACCGCTGGAGGACGCGCACTACGACGTCAGCTTCACCCAGTTCTCGCACCGGAATCACGCGCGCTACAGCCCGCCGGTGCTCCCGCGCCAGCCCGGCCAGCCCGACGAGTGGGAAAGCCTGCTGCGCATCGCCGCGATCGCGCAGGGGCAGGGCGCGAGTACCGACATCGAGGCGCTCGACGCCGCCGCGCTGGAACAGGAGCTCGACAAGTTGTTCGGTCCGGCCGCCGCGCAGGTGATGGCGGCGCTGGCCCCGCAGCGCGGGCCGGAGCGCCTGCTCGACCTGGCCCTGCGCACCGGCCCTTACGGCGACGGGTTCGGCCGTATGCCCGCCGGCCTCACACTGGACAAGATCAGGCAGGCGCCGTCCGGTATCGACCTGGGACCGATGACGCAGCGCATCCCGGAAGCCTTGCGCACGCCGTCCGGCAAGATCGAGCTGGCCCCGCCGATGCTGCTCGATGACCTGGCGCGCGTGGCGGCGGACCTCGCGGCGCCCGCACCGGATCTCGTGATCGTCGGCCGGCGCCAGCTGCGCTCCAACAACAGCTGGATGCACAACCTCCCGGCGCTGGCCAAGGGCGCCTACCGCTGCACGGCGCTGGTTCATCCGGTCGACGCCGCCCGGCTCGGCCTGTTTGACGGCGGCATGGCGCAACTGCGGAACGGCGAGCGCCGCATCGACGTCCAGGTGGAAGTGAGCGACGAGATGATGCCCGGCGTGGTCAGCCTGCCCCATGGCTGGGGCCATGACCTGGCCGGCACCCGGCTCGGCGTGGCGGCCGGGCGGCCCGGTGTCAACCTGAACGCGCTGCTCGACGAAAACCTGCGCGACCCCTTGTCGGGTAACGCAGTCCTGTCGGGCGTGGCAGTAGAGATGGCGCCGCTCTGA
- a CDS encoding bile acid:sodium symporter family protein, producing the protein MSSFITLLPTLLIGALALIMFGLGLSLTLADFRRLLGHPKPVVLALVLQALVLPAVCYGLIVALDVSPVYAVGLMLLAASPGGVSANLYSHLFGGNVAMNISLTAINTVLSIVSLPLIGNFAINTFARTGQVVPMQTGKVIEVIGIVLVPVVIGMFVKSRAPAFAARSEKPMKAFSIVVLAALALIAMAKEWTSLTASFASIGLAVIAFNAISLGLGYYVPRLMGLDKPNAIAIGYEIGIHNSTLAIFVAVSVLGDFKLMVPAAIYSASMYVLATAFGFLVLGRQPAVVLARA; encoded by the coding sequence ATGAGCAGTTTTATCACGCTGTTACCGACCCTGCTGATCGGCGCACTCGCCCTGATCATGTTCGGACTGGGCCTGTCGCTCACCCTTGCCGACTTTCGCCGCCTGCTCGGCCATCCCAAACCGGTGGTGCTGGCACTCGTGCTGCAGGCATTGGTGCTGCCTGCAGTCTGCTACGGCCTGATCGTGGCGCTGGACGTGTCACCGGTGTACGCCGTCGGCCTGATGCTGCTCGCGGCCTCACCGGGCGGCGTATCGGCAAACCTGTACAGCCATCTTTTCGGCGGCAACGTCGCAATGAATATTTCGCTGACGGCCATTAATACGGTGCTGTCGATCGTCAGCCTGCCCCTGATCGGCAACTTTGCGATCAATACCTTCGCCAGGACCGGCCAGGTCGTGCCCATGCAAACCGGTAAAGTGATCGAGGTGATCGGCATCGTGCTGGTGCCGGTGGTGATCGGCATGTTCGTGAAAAGCCGGGCGCCGGCGTTTGCCGCGCGCTCGGAAAAACCCATGAAGGCTTTTTCGATAGTGGTCCTGGCCGCGCTGGCACTGATCGCCATGGCCAAGGAGTGGACCTCGCTGACCGCTTCGTTCGCCTCGATCGGACTGGCCGTCATTGCCTTCAACGCAATCAGCCTCGGACTGGGTTACTACGTGCCGCGCCTCATGGGGCTGGACAAGCCGAATGCGATCGCGATCGGCTACGAAATCGGCATCCACAACTCGACGCTGGCGATTTTTGTCGCGGTATCGGTGCTGGGCGACTTCAAGCTGATGGTACCGGCGGCGATCTACTCCGCCAGCATGTACGTGCTGGCGACGGCCTTCGGTTTTCTCGTGCTCGGCAGGCAGCCGGCCGTGGTACTAGCGCGGGCCTGA
- a CDS encoding class II aldolase/adducin family protein, with product MHIPSLKDQVSADEWQLRCDLAACYRLVAMYGWSDLIFTHISARVPGPEHHFLINPYGMMFDEITASSLIKVDQDGNKLSESPLPVNRAGFVIHSAIHAVRDDAQCVIHTHTRAGVGVSAQRNGVLPISQQSMFVLASLAYHDYEGVALHDAEKPRLQDDLGMANFLMLRNHGLLTVGASIPDAFLSMYTFESTCQIQLAAQSGGAELGMIAPEILGSAAEALRAQTSGMGGAFAWPALLRKLDRVDDSYLT from the coding sequence ATGCATATCCCTTCTCTTAAAGACCAGGTCAGCGCCGACGAGTGGCAACTGCGATGCGATCTGGCCGCCTGTTACCGGCTCGTTGCGATGTACGGCTGGAGCGACCTGATCTTCACGCATATCAGTGCCCGGGTGCCCGGGCCCGAGCACCACTTCCTGATCAACCCCTACGGAATGATGTTCGACGAGATCACCGCATCGTCCCTGATCAAGGTCGACCAGGACGGCAACAAGCTTTCCGAGTCGCCCTTGCCGGTCAACCGCGCCGGTTTCGTCATCCACAGCGCCATCCACGCCGTGCGCGACGACGCGCAATGCGTGATTCATACCCATACCCGCGCCGGGGTGGGCGTCAGCGCCCAGCGCAATGGCGTGTTGCCGATATCCCAGCAATCGATGTTCGTTCTCGCCTCGCTCGCGTATCACGACTACGAAGGCGTCGCGCTGCACGATGCCGAAAAGCCGCGCCTGCAGGACGACCTGGGCATGGCCAATTTCCTCATGTTGCGCAACCACGGCTTGCTGACGGTCGGCGCCAGCATCCCCGATGCCTTCCTGTCGATGTACACCTTCGAAAGCACGTGCCAGATCCAGCTGGCCGCACAATCGGGCGGCGCCGAACTGGGAATGATCGCACCCGAGATCCTGGGCAGCGCCGCCGAAGCGCTCAGGGCCCAGACCTCGGGAATGGGCGGAGCCTTCGCCTGGCCTGCGCTGCTACGCAAGCTCGACCGCGTCGACGACAGCTACCTGACCTAA
- a CDS encoding HD domain-containing protein, with translation MNLRASFSNMKDSTREDWQLIGQEFVPYTKALPDRIMAHLKILEGDYGGFPVDRYTHSLQTATRALRDGRDEEYVVCALLHDIGDTLGSFNHPDIAAAILKPFVTDANHWMVQNHGVFQGYYFFHHLGLNREMRDQFAGHQFYDYTAEFCDLYDAPAFDRQAETLPLSEFEPMLRRVFAKPRRSIYKTDTPAEQSA, from the coding sequence ATGAACTTGCGCGCAAGTTTCAGCAACATGAAGGACAGTACCCGGGAAGACTGGCAGCTGATCGGCCAGGAATTCGTGCCCTATACAAAAGCCCTGCCCGACCGCATCATGGCCCACCTGAAGATCCTCGAGGGCGACTACGGCGGCTTTCCGGTCGACCGCTATACGCACTCGCTGCAAACCGCGACCCGGGCCTTGCGGGATGGGCGGGACGAGGAATACGTGGTCTGCGCACTGCTGCACGATATCGGGGACACACTGGGCAGCTTCAATCACCCCGATATCGCGGCGGCCATCCTGAAACCTTTTGTGACCGACGCCAATCACTGGATGGTGCAGAACCACGGCGTATTCCAGGGCTATTATTTTTTCCATCACCTGGGCTTGAACCGCGAGATGCGCGACCAGTTCGCGGGCCACCAGTTTTACGACTACACGGCCGAATTCTGCGACCTGTACGACGCGCCGGCATTCGACAGGCAGGCGGAAACACTGCCGCTCTCCGAATTCGAGCCGATGCTGCGCCGCGTATTCGCCAAGCCGCGCCGCAGTATTTATAAGACGGATACGCCTGCCGAACAATCGGCCTGA
- a CDS encoding DNA translocase FtsK — MKGNGPFAGSFVELHEVGADGHAAAPEMIPVQAPARSGTPILVIAAGPFAYAAASAQAVRIARRHTGGALRLAVVEIEDGPVAPDETHRGELEAAFDAVVAVTRGRRRQLVSRLLRTILRRDGQDQPVGCDWDDVSHILGTSRGAAVRFGCGHATGGTRASLAALEAIRQADSRGPGLRAAHGVCVGIRAASTTIGGSEIKEAIHLVRARVHPRAAITMSIGSESALEDGAFEVDIFAFGQFDAAELARQGTGADDALPDQAADPEAPGQGKEALRDPLYGAARSLVIRSQRASISLVQRHLRIGYGHACRLLESMEGDILSAPGEDGKRTVLVPGQTPQHSWRP; from the coding sequence ATGAAGGGGAACGGACCGTTTGCAGGCAGCTTCGTCGAACTCCACGAGGTCGGCGCCGATGGCCATGCCGCCGCGCCGGAGATGATCCCCGTGCAGGCGCCGGCACGCAGCGGCACCCCGATCCTGGTGATCGCCGCTGGCCCCTTTGCGTACGCTGCGGCAAGCGCGCAGGCGGTACGCATCGCAAGGCGGCACACCGGCGGCGCGCTGCGCCTTGCCGTCGTCGAGATCGAGGACGGGCCGGTCGCGCCGGACGAAACGCACCGGGGCGAACTCGAGGCCGCCTTCGATGCCGTGGTGGCCGTGACGCGGGGACGGCGCCGGCAGCTAGTGAGCCGCCTGCTCCGGACAATACTGAGACGCGACGGACAGGACCAGCCGGTCGGTTGCGACTGGGACGACGTCAGCCACATCCTGGGAACTTCGCGCGGGGCTGCAGTTCGTTTCGGATGCGGACACGCTACGGGCGGCACGCGTGCCTCGCTTGCGGCCCTGGAGGCGATCAGGCAGGCCGATTCCCGAGGCCCGGGTCTGCGCGCCGCGCATGGCGTCTGCGTCGGCATCCGCGCTGCCTCGACAACGATAGGCGGCAGCGAAATCAAGGAAGCGATCCATCTGGTCCGTGCCCGGGTCCATCCACGCGCCGCGATCACGATGTCGATCGGATCCGAAAGTGCCCTGGAAGACGGCGCATTCGAAGTCGACATCTTTGCCTTCGGACAGTTCGACGCAGCCGAACTTGCGCGGCAAGGCACCGGCGCCGACGATGCGCTGCCGGATCAAGCTGCCGATCCGGAGGCGCCGGGGCAAGGAAAGGAAGCGTTGCGCGATCCGCTGTATGGCGCCGCCCGATCGCTCGTGATACGTAGCCAGCGTGCGTCGATTTCGCTGGTTCAGCGGCACCTGCGCATTGGCTATGGACACGCGTGCCGGCTACTGGAGAGCATGGAGGGCGATATCTTGTCCGCCCCCGGCGAGGATGGGAAGCGTACGGTGCTGGTGCCGGGCCAGACGCCGCAGCATTCGTGGCGCCCGTGA
- a CDS encoding ankyrin repeat domain-containing protein, producing the protein MSDLRWYLPLEHCSTLDDIRGNWHELLERSQMAPFHNVPRYEDAMLSFLGTSALAPCLKLAAVLACGSAFDFDFRLAVGLLKEQIDELDAPWPEAVAAAVSDNGPALPVAASDAWLGAFIAGRLAGLRETFGHDGTRADDWRAAFWNRYLEMACRHADPEGVALALAHGADPRADGHAAILTPAQGVHSRFLPESGHLAPGRTNHDYQNILLRLLEGGLACADMLTVALPAAAAADNTGMLDFLLAQGADIRADGARALAAAARNMAQEAVAWLLGHGANVHADGGAALLAGVASLDATTVRMLLAAGADLQAAGSLAFRTALASRPHDLYSDESDLVAERADMLVFLLRQGVRPAGADLRDAGDRLDARRVTEAAAGHEGITPADAELLRTLAGLAWGPEGAR; encoded by the coding sequence ATGTCCGATCTCCGCTGGTACCTGCCCCTCGAACACTGCAGCACGCTCGACGACATTCGTGGCAACTGGCACGAACTGCTCGAGCGCAGCCAGATGGCGCCGTTCCACAACGTTCCGCGCTACGAGGATGCCATGCTGTCTTTTCTCGGCACCAGCGCATTGGCGCCCTGCCTGAAGCTGGCGGCCGTGCTGGCATGCGGCTCCGCATTCGATTTCGACTTCCGGCTCGCCGTCGGCCTCCTGAAAGAGCAGATCGACGAACTCGACGCGCCCTGGCCAGAGGCGGTCGCCGCCGCGGTTAGCGACAACGGCCCGGCCCTGCCGGTCGCCGCATCCGATGCCTGGCTCGGCGCCTTCATCGCGGGCCGCCTCGCGGGCCTGCGCGAAACCTTCGGCCACGACGGCACACGCGCAGACGACTGGCGCGCCGCGTTCTGGAACCGGTACCTGGAGATGGCGTGCCGCCACGCCGATCCCGAAGGCGTCGCACTGGCGCTCGCGCACGGCGCCGACCCGCGGGCCGATGGCCACGCAGCGATCCTGACGCCCGCCCAGGGCGTGCACAGCCGTTTCCTGCCTGAATCGGGCCATCTCGCGCCCGGGCGCACCAACCACGACTACCAGAACATCCTGCTTCGGTTGCTGGAAGGCGGCCTGGCGTGCGCCGACATGCTCACGGTGGCGCTGCCGGCCGCCGCTGCCGCCGACAACACAGGCATGCTCGACTTCCTGCTGGCCCAAGGGGCCGACATCCGCGCCGACGGCGCCCGCGCCCTCGCGGCCGCCGCCAGGAACATGGCGCAAGAGGCAGTTGCCTGGCTGCTGGGGCATGGCGCGAACGTGCATGCCGACGGTGGCGCGGCACTGCTTGCCGGTGTCGCCTCGCTGGATGCCACCACCGTCCGGATGCTGCTTGCCGCCGGCGCCGACCTGCAGGCCGCAGGCAGCCTCGCGTTCCGTACCGCGCTCGCTTCGCGGCCGCACGATCTTTACTCGGACGAGTCCGACCTGGTGGCAGAGCGCGCCGACATGCTCGTCTTCCTGCTCCGGCAGGGAGTGCGCCCGGCCGGCGCGGACCTGCGCGACGCCGGGGACAGGCTGGATGCAAGGCGCGTGACCGAGGCGGCCGCAGGGCACGAAGGCATCACCCCCGCCGACGCGGAACTGCTGCGGACACTGGCCGGGCTGGCCTGGGGGCCGGAGGGCGCCCGATGA
- a CDS encoding YqiA/YcfP family alpha/beta fold hydrolase — MNKGLIHFVHGKESGPAGAKIAALAAVAWQQGWDVASLDYTHTADPALRLEQLRKACSVLDRPLLLVGSSMGGWVAAEASAWLDAHGVFLLAPAVYMPDYPTQAPALLATHAEIVHGWDDDLIPCEHAIRYARLRGCTLHLVQGDHRLNHRIPLLRELFGAFLSRCSASA, encoded by the coding sequence ATGAACAAGGGATTGATCCACTTCGTGCACGGGAAGGAAAGCGGGCCGGCCGGCGCCAAGATCGCGGCACTGGCGGCGGTGGCATGGCAGCAGGGCTGGGACGTCGCCAGCCTCGATTACACGCACACCGCCGATCCGGCACTGCGGCTGGAACAGTTGAGAAAGGCCTGCAGCGTCCTCGACCGGCCGCTGCTGCTGGTGGGATCGAGCATGGGCGGTTGGGTGGCCGCGGAAGCGTCGGCCTGGCTCGACGCGCACGGCGTGTTCCTGCTCGCCCCCGCCGTGTACATGCCGGATTATCCGACCCAGGCCCCGGCCCTGCTGGCCACCCATGCGGAGATCGTGCACGGCTGGGACGACGACCTCATCCCCTGCGAGCACGCGATCCGCTACGCACGCCTGCGCGGCTGTACCCTGCACCTGGTGCAGGGCGACCATCGCCTGAACCACCGCATCCCCTTGCTGCGCGAACTGTTCGGCGCTTTCCTGTCACGCTGCTCCGCATCCGCCTGA
- a CDS encoding helix-turn-helix transcriptional regulator, producing the protein MATNQQSLLRQWHMLRMVPRAPLKVSARDLCERLCAAGFEVAKRTVERDLKELSEVFPIVVDSRDKPYGWSWLREASSFDLPGLSLPEALTLALVEQHLQHHLPPSAVDALRPHFQSAARTLSAVDDASPPRAWLNKVRSVPPQQPLLPPRMDDECQRLVYLALMQDRQLRLHYRKRDADVATVYPAVHPLAVVQRGGLVYLVCMFGHYDDVRTLALHRVQQAEVSYEAGRRKPGFDIDAYIASGQFGVIAGAPITLRAVFSRAAGEHLFETPLSADQVLTADDAGCLHLAATVPNTRSLVWWLLGFGDGVVIQEPTSLREELAGIARRMTAAYA; encoded by the coding sequence ATGGCGACCAACCAGCAATCGCTGCTGCGCCAGTGGCACATGCTGCGCATGGTGCCGCGGGCGCCGCTCAAAGTGTCGGCCAGGGACCTGTGCGAGCGCCTGTGCGCGGCCGGCTTCGAGGTCGCCAAGCGCACGGTCGAGCGCGACCTGAAGGAACTGTCCGAGGTGTTTCCGATCGTGGTCGACAGCCGTGACAAACCCTATGGCTGGAGCTGGCTGCGCGAAGCATCGAGCTTCGACCTGCCCGGGCTGAGCCTGCCCGAAGCGCTGACGCTGGCCCTGGTCGAGCAGCACCTGCAACACCACCTGCCGCCGAGCGCGGTCGATGCGCTGCGCCCGCACTTCCAGTCGGCCGCCCGCACGCTGTCGGCGGTGGACGACGCCTCGCCCCCGCGGGCCTGGCTGAACAAGGTGCGCAGCGTGCCACCCCAGCAGCCCTTGCTGCCGCCGCGCATGGACGACGAATGCCAGCGCCTCGTGTACCTCGCCCTGATGCAGGACCGCCAGCTCAGGCTCCACTATCGCAAGCGGGATGCGGACGTGGCGACGGTGTATCCCGCGGTGCACCCGCTGGCCGTGGTGCAGCGCGGCGGCCTGGTCTACCTGGTGTGCATGTTCGGTCACTACGACGATGTCCGTACCCTGGCGCTGCACCGGGTGCAGCAGGCCGAGGTGTCGTACGAAGCGGGGCGCCGCAAGCCCGGTTTCGACATCGACGCCTACATCGCATCCGGGCAGTTCGGGGTGATCGCGGGTGCGCCGATCACGCTGCGCGCGGTGTTCAGCCGGGCTGCCGGCGAACACCTGTTCGAAACGCCGCTCAGCGCCGACCAGGTGCTGACCGCCGACGACGCCGGATGCCTGCACCTGGCGGCCACGGTACCGAATACCCGATCGCTGGTGTGGTGGCTGCTCGGCTTCGGGGACGGGGTGGTGATCCAGGAGCCAACGAGCCTGCGCGAGGAACTGGCCGGCATTGCGCGGCGCATGACGGCGGCCTATGCCTGA